The Bradyrhizobium ottawaense genome window below encodes:
- a CDS encoding amino acid ABC transporter permease — protein sequence MYQWDFGILWSYRWLFLNGLGVTVGFTVVIVVCGLLFGLFGAFGTLSRFKALRLLALTFIEAFRCTPILVQLIWFYYALPILAGVEMTPITASALALSLYGGSFYSEIIRGGIISIDRGQSEAGAALGMTPIQTMRRIVLPQAIKRMIPALMNQSIIQFKNTSLVSVLAVPDLVYQSQVAAHDSYRPLETYTAVAVAYAAILIPLTILVRRGEKRLAVSE from the coding sequence ATGTATCAGTGGGACTTCGGCATCCTCTGGAGCTATCGCTGGCTGTTTCTCAACGGACTCGGCGTCACCGTCGGCTTCACCGTCGTCATCGTCGTGTGCGGGCTGCTGTTCGGCCTGTTCGGAGCGTTCGGGACCCTGTCGCGGTTCAAGGCGCTGCGTCTTCTCGCGCTCACCTTCATCGAGGCGTTCCGCTGCACGCCGATCCTCGTGCAGCTGATCTGGTTCTATTACGCGCTGCCGATCCTCGCCGGCGTCGAGATGACGCCGATCACGGCCTCGGCGCTGGCGCTCTCGCTCTATGGCGGCTCGTTCTATTCGGAGATCATCCGCGGCGGCATCATCTCGATCGACCGCGGCCAGTCCGAAGCCGGCGCCGCGCTGGGCATGACGCCGATCCAGACCATGCGGCGCATCGTGCTGCCGCAGGCGATCAAGCGCATGATCCCGGCGCTGATGAACCAGTCGATCATCCAGTTCAAGAACACCTCGCTGGTCTCGGTGCTGGCGGTGCCCGACCTCGTCTATCAGAGCCAGGTCGCCGCCCATGACAGCTACCGGCCGCTGGAGACCTACACCGCGGTCGCGGTCGCCTATGCGGCGATCCTGATCCCGCTCACCATCCTCGTCCGCCGCGGCGAGAAGCGACTGGCGGTCAGCGAATGA
- a CDS encoding transporter substrate-binding domain-containing protein codes for MVTRRDVASIVGLGAMTAAALASPAVAQTADPNESTFARIRRTKKMRIGAVGGGAPYYMKDLSSGQWKGFYIDIAKGLADDMEAELEITETTWGNSVLDLQANKIDIFFGLNPTPKRALVVDFSVPVFNNAFAILCKKDFKPKSWAELNSPDIKIAVDQGSSHDQVVSRLTPKAQITRLKTADDATAALQTGRVDAQCLITMLSLTVLKKNPSLGQLVLPTPIFATTSNAGFRRETDKTWRDYVNTWIDFNKGLGFIRNAIITNMELVGVTEADIPPGVSL; via the coding sequence ATGGTTACACGTCGTGATGTTGCATCGATTGTCGGACTTGGCGCGATGACCGCGGCCGCGCTGGCTTCGCCGGCCGTGGCCCAGACCGCCGATCCGAACGAATCGACCTTCGCCCGCATCCGCCGCACCAAGAAGATGCGAATCGGCGCGGTCGGCGGCGGCGCGCCCTATTACATGAAGGATCTCTCCAGCGGCCAGTGGAAGGGCTTCTACATCGACATCGCCAAGGGGCTCGCCGACGACATGGAGGCCGAGCTCGAGATCACCGAGACGACCTGGGGCAATTCGGTGCTCGACCTGCAGGCCAACAAGATCGACATCTTCTTCGGCCTCAACCCGACCCCGAAGCGCGCGCTGGTGGTCGACTTCTCGGTGCCGGTCTTCAACAACGCCTTCGCCATCCTCTGCAAGAAGGACTTCAAGCCGAAGAGCTGGGCCGAGCTGAACTCGCCCGACATCAAGATCGCCGTCGACCAGGGCTCCTCGCACGATCAGGTCGTCAGCCGCCTGACGCCGAAGGCGCAGATCACGCGGCTGAAGACCGCGGACGACGCCACCGCGGCGCTGCAGACCGGCCGCGTCGACGCGCAGTGCCTGATCACCATGCTGTCGCTGACCGTGCTGAAGAAGAACCCCTCGCTCGGCCAGCTCGTGCTGCCGACGCCGATCTTCGCAACGACCTCGAATGCCGGCTTCCGCCGCGAGACCGACAAGACCTGGCGCGATTACGTCAACACCTGGATCGACTTCAACAAGGGCCTCGGCTTCATCCGCAACGCGATCATCACCAACATGGAGCTGGTGGGCGTGACCGAAGCGGACATTCCGCCGGGCGTTTCGTTGTAA